A DNA window from Bos javanicus breed banteng chromosome 10, ARS-OSU_banteng_1.0, whole genome shotgun sequence contains the following coding sequences:
- the KLHDC2 gene encoding kelch domain-containing protein 2 isoform X1 — MADGYEDLREDELPGPAYEGYESAELACPAERSGHVAVSDGRHMFVWGGYKSNQVRGLYDFYLPREELWIYNMETGRWKKINTEGDVPPSMSGSCAVCVDRVLYLFGGHHSRGNTNKFYMLDSRSTDRVLHWERIDCQGVPPSSKDKLGVWVYKNKLIFFGGYGYLPEDKVLGTFEFDETSFWNSSHPRGWNDHVHILDTETFIWSQPITTGKPPSPRAAHACATVGNKGFVFGGRYRDARMNDLHYLNLDTWEWNELIPQGICPVGRSWHSLTPVSSDHLFLFGGFTTDKQPLSDAWTYCISKNEWIKFNHPHTEKPRLWHTACASDEGEVIVFGGCANNLLVHHRAAHSNEILIFSVQPKSLVRLSLEAVICFKEMLANSWNCLPKHLLHSVNQRFGSNNTSGS, encoded by the exons ATGGCCGATGGCTACGAGGACCTGCGGGAGGACGAGCTCCCAGGGCCAGCCTACGAAGGCTACGAATCCGCGGAGCTCGCCTGCCCCGCCGAGCGCAGCGGCCACGTAGCCGTCAGCGACGGGCGCCACATGTTCGTCTGGGGCGGTTACAAG agTAATCAAGTCAGAGGATTATATGACTTTTATCTGCCTAGAGAAGAACTCTGGATCTACAACATGGAGACTGGAAGATG gaaaaaaattaacactgAGGGTGATGTTCCTCCTTCTATGTCAGGAAGCTGTGCCGTGTGTGTGGACAGGGTGCTGTACTTGTTTGGAGGACACCATTCAAGAGGCAATACAAATAAG TTCTACATGCTGGATTCAAGGTCTACGGACCGAGTATTACACTGGGAAAGAATTGACTGCCAAGGAGTTCCTCCATCATCAAAGGACAAACTCGGTGTCTGGGTATATAAAAACAA GTTAATATTTTTTGGAGGGTATGGATATTTACCTGAAGACAAAGTATTGGGAACTTTTGAATTTGATGAAACATCTTTCTGG AATTCAAGTCATCCAAGAGGATGGAATGATCATGTACATATTTTAGACACTGAAACGTTTATCTGGAGCCAGCCTATAACTACT GGTAAACCACCTTCACCTCGTGCTGCCCATGCCTGTGCGACTGTTGGAAACAAAGGCTTTGTGTTTGGAGGCAGATACCGC GATGCTAGAATGAATGACCTTCACTATCTTAATCTGGATACATGGGAGTGGAATGAACT AATTCCACAAGGCATATGCCCAGTTGGCCGATCTTGGCACTCACTAACACCAGTTTCTTCAGatcatctctttctctttggaGGATTTACCACTGATAAACAGCCACTAA GTGATGCCTGGACATACTGCATCagtaaaaatgaatggataaagtttaATCATCCCCATACTGAAAAACCAAG ATTATGGCATACAGCTTGTGCCAGTGATGAAGGAGAAGTAATTGTGTTTGGAGGGTGTGCCAATAACCTTCTTGTCCATCACAGAGCT GCACACAGTAATGAAATACTTATATTTTCAGTTCAACCAAAATCTCTTGTAAG GCTAAGTTTAGAAGCTGTCATCTGCTTTAAAGAAATGTTAGCCAACTCATGGAACTGCCTTCCAAAACACTTACTTCACAGTGTTAATCAGAGGTTTGGTAGTAACAACACTTCTGGATCTTAA
- the KLHDC2 gene encoding kelch domain-containing protein 2 isoform X2, with translation METGRWKKINTEGDVPPSMSGSCAVCVDRVLYLFGGHHSRGNTNKFYMLDSRSTDRVLHWERIDCQGVPPSSKDKLGVWVYKNKLIFFGGYGYLPEDKVLGTFEFDETSFWNSSHPRGWNDHVHILDTETFIWSQPITTGKPPSPRAAHACATVGNKGFVFGGRYRDARMNDLHYLNLDTWEWNELIPQGICPVGRSWHSLTPVSSDHLFLFGGFTTDKQPLSDAWTYCISKNEWIKFNHPHTEKPRLWHTACASDEGEVIVFGGCANNLLVHHRAAHSNEILIFSVQPKSLVRLSLEAVICFKEMLANSWNCLPKHLLHSVNQRFGSNNTSGS, from the exons ATGGAGACTGGAAGATG gaaaaaaattaacactgAGGGTGATGTTCCTCCTTCTATGTCAGGAAGCTGTGCCGTGTGTGTGGACAGGGTGCTGTACTTGTTTGGAGGACACCATTCAAGAGGCAATACAAATAAG TTCTACATGCTGGATTCAAGGTCTACGGACCGAGTATTACACTGGGAAAGAATTGACTGCCAAGGAGTTCCTCCATCATCAAAGGACAAACTCGGTGTCTGGGTATATAAAAACAA GTTAATATTTTTTGGAGGGTATGGATATTTACCTGAAGACAAAGTATTGGGAACTTTTGAATTTGATGAAACATCTTTCTGG AATTCAAGTCATCCAAGAGGATGGAATGATCATGTACATATTTTAGACACTGAAACGTTTATCTGGAGCCAGCCTATAACTACT GGTAAACCACCTTCACCTCGTGCTGCCCATGCCTGTGCGACTGTTGGAAACAAAGGCTTTGTGTTTGGAGGCAGATACCGC GATGCTAGAATGAATGACCTTCACTATCTTAATCTGGATACATGGGAGTGGAATGAACT AATTCCACAAGGCATATGCCCAGTTGGCCGATCTTGGCACTCACTAACACCAGTTTCTTCAGatcatctctttctctttggaGGATTTACCACTGATAAACAGCCACTAA GTGATGCCTGGACATACTGCATCagtaaaaatgaatggataaagtttaATCATCCCCATACTGAAAAACCAAG ATTATGGCATACAGCTTGTGCCAGTGATGAAGGAGAAGTAATTGTGTTTGGAGGGTGTGCCAATAACCTTCTTGTCCATCACAGAGCT GCACACAGTAATGAAATACTTATATTTTCAGTTCAACCAAAATCTCTTGTAAG GCTAAGTTTAGAAGCTGTCATCTGCTTTAAAGAAATGTTAGCCAACTCATGGAACTGCCTTCCAAAACACTTACTTCACAGTGTTAATCAGAGGTTTGGTAGTAACAACACTTCTGGATCTTAA